The genomic segment atatttaaagcaacaattaaAACCTGTATTACCAGGTGCCTGTGGATCAAAGAAAAGTTGAGGTGACACCCAGGAACTCCTCTCTGGCAGTGACACAGGAGTGCAGTGCGGTTTGGTGATGTAATGCAGTGTATATCTGGCTGTGCTTACCAGGACCTCCATGGATGGCGGCTGGATAGAGATGTAGATGGGATTGAGGTCGGTCCTTTTAATGCTCCTCACACCCTGCATGTCAATGTCAAGTATACAGATGAGGTTCTTGGCCTGGACGTCTTGAAAAGCCTCTTTACTCGTCCCGTACATGTTCCCTGAAAACTCTGTGTGCTCAATGAAGTCTCCGTTTTCTATCCTTGTCTGCATCGCCTCTCGTGTGACAAAATGATATTCTGAAAAACATCAGCATAAGGATTAAGAAAGCTGTGGTGCCACGGACAAATATAATTTGATTAAGGGTTACAGTggttgaaaaagaggagaatgTTGTACCTTTGCCATTCACTTCTCCAGGACGAGGATTTCTTGTTGTGTctgaggagtaaaaaaaaaaagagacatctgTGTCATAAATGTCAGAAACAAATGGCTCCAAGAGAAGCAATTATGTCTCTATGGTTGgtgtttttcctgtttcataTCATTGTGATGTAGTTAAAGGTTTTCATGAAgatttcaaattgttttttttttttttagttttaaggtattttactttttacttagCCCCACAAGCCAGCGGAGTCCAGTCCAGGGTGGAAAGGCATGTCCCCATCCAGGTGAGCCACGCCAAGATGGAGGTGAAGCCTTCATATTGCTCAGAGGTGCAGAGAGTCGAAGGGGGGAAGCAAAGCTTTAAAACCAAAGTGTCGACTCAGACCTACGGCTACACATCGGTGGGAAACTCTGTCAATATTCAGATAGGTCAAAAGAAATAGTAgctaaatatttcagtttgacaCCACAAACCCTTTTAGTCTTAAATAGGGACGTCTCTGCTTAGAAGAATAACACATATCCTAACCTGACGTGTAGTTACTACATCTGACAGACCATTCCCTTTTGAagctgcacatcagagaacttCCTCTGAATCTTTTCTTGATCAGTCAGGTGGTCTTTGCAAACAAGGCTAGTAGGTAATGTAGTTTAAACTTTCTCACTGTAGGCAAATTAAGCCCCAACAAGTAACAGGTTTATGACATATGCAGTCTGTCGTACTGATCGACAATCTCTACTTATGATTTTGAATTCAatttcaagagtttttttttttttacatactctTACCAAAGCATACACCGTGATCTGAGGATATGAATTGATCCAGGTGTTAGGTTTAGTGATGAATCGTTCAGCATTGGTCATGTACTGTATTAAGGTACATACATTTAatgcttttacttttataccTTTCAAAAAATGTTGCCTACGACACTGATGCAGTGCCTTGGTTAACAGGAGCATCAATGCAGTTAAAGAAATCATGTCTACTTGTTAAGAGTTAAATGAAGTGTGCAACACTGATAATGTCACATTCACAACAGACCTTTGGAGACCACTGTGGTCCTTGGACTGTTACAAGTTTATTCAAGGTGTATGGTGTAATTAGAGTACCTTCCACAAAATAAGACTCTACTTCTGGTGTCACTTGGTTTGTTGTGAAAGATGGTTTGAGcagcttgtgaaaaaaaagtagtagtagtagaaatGGAAAccattttcacatcaaataGCGCTACGCGATGCATTAACATGATTTATTGTTGTGAAGCAAAATATCCTCCATCGATTGTGAAGTGAATGTTTGCTTGTCTTTGACGTTACTGTCTGCTTATGCAGTGAATTTACAGAATCTCACAGATAGATTTACATGTAAGTGATAGATGTTTAGATGAGTGATTGCATGTGTTTGCTTCTCCAAAGCAGATTTGTTTATCCAGAGTAACCAGATTTATATCGTATTTAACcgcaaataaatatttgtgcGCGTGACTGTACTCGAGCTGACACAATGTACCGTACTACCTTTTCAATGCAGTTGAATAAGAAGCGTATGAATAAGTGCCCTTTGTtggagtttgtgttgttttacagaGTCTGTTAGTTACATAGAATCATATCAAGTATGAAACATGTAAGCACTAACACATTGTAACTGcttttactgtacatgtgtagTTTTTGGAAATGTGTATAAGTACTCAGTGTTAAATctgaatcaaataaatgtactgcaAAAAATAAGTGGAGCCAGTTTCTTTCACCACTTCTTATTTATAGAACACATACGGCACAGTCTTCTTCCACTATTGTACTgtgacaaatgtatttcaatgttaACAGAAATAACGGTGGTACTGTTGGAGGTTTTATGGATTAGACATacacaatgacattttttcacaaaACACGTTCTAGTAAGGGCCGGTTACATGGTACAAATCAAATCAGATGACTTCATGCATCTAAATGTCTATAATGTAACAGTTAcacattataaatgtatttaggtTGACAATTTAAATAACAGAAACCGTTCTGCAAAGGACTGGTACTACAAAAGTGTCTAAAAATAATTAAGTATGCTTTCactgtgtttgagagaaagtTGTTAATGGCAAAACATAACAAATTACAGAAAGTCTAAAGGACttcgaagcttgatccaaaggcaactgggcTGGTCAAGATCTTTAACAAGTCCAgtttcctttggatcaagctttcaaatgaccatgacctggatgactgagaacttACTCAGACATCTTAAAGGACACGTGGGTGTGTTTCATTCTGagaataaaaagtgtttaattTTCCTTCAAAGTCAAAAAAGTGTCATTTTACTGTACAGGTGAAGCAACAACATGATagagtgacaataaaaaaaaatgtacaacttcCAAGTAAACATTTCATCTGTTATTTTAGAGCGGTTATCCTCGTGACATATGGTGTCCTTGGTTTGTTTGAAGCAACTGTTTCGACCTCTACCCTGGGATTTAATCCTACTGAAGCACAACTTTAAACACTTACATGGAGTTTAGCAAGCACAAACcctaaaaatgtacaacaacCTGTAAGAAGATATACTGGAATAGTTGATTTAATCAGTAAAGTTATACTACATGAACCTTATGAAAGTAAAACAGCCACCATATTTTCAGAAATCAGTTGTAGAGCTGGAGTTTCCCCCCCTGAACTAATCATGTGCAGGGGCCTGAGATCAAACCCTGACTGAGTCTGTGATTTATTCATcacactgcacatctgtatcaCCATGATGTGACGGGttgtagaaaaagaaagacctCAAATGAGAGGTAGCATAACTAACTCTCTCTAATCAAGATATCCAGAATTGTACTTTGCCCCACCCTTGATAAGACCGGTTTGTCCACATAATGGAATGAGTTTTGTTTCTCCGCTTGTGTTGTTTATCGGTCGACTCTGCcctcaaacacactgaaaacaaagccCCACACTTTACAAGTAAGCATTGTTGGAGTATATTTTcgtcatacaaataaaaacaaaaacatggaaatgcttcctgttgataataaaaaaaaaaatgttccactttaCATATCATTTGGTAATAACTTTTCCTGAATACCATGTCAAAGGGACATCTGAGCTTCACAGACCAGCGGAGGGAATGTTCTCGACTTGAGAGGAGGTCTGTGATTTTGTGAGGAGTGGATCGACTGGACTAAAAAGGTGCAAGGATGCTGCGGTATCCTACGAAGGCATGTTGGTTTTCTTGACCTTTTGTATTTcctagaagaagaaaaaatgtatgaCTACACAGgtaatgtttgaaaaacagacaaatctacaacaatttataaaaaaaaatgtggaacaaGACCATGCAACTCTTGCTGAAGAGATAGCAGTGTGCACAGGTTCAATACTGTCTCTGGCTTGAATGCCTCCACCGTGCAAGAAGAGCAAGTTTGGCGAGATGGCTTTTTAATGTTGGACTTGTAACTCCTAATACTCAAGCTAAAAGCTGACTTCAAATATCTTGGAAGAAAGGCTGGGTTACTAACATAGCTATCAAGCTGATTAGCCTGGCATGCTAacacttaaaatgatttaattcatcTTTGAGTTTAGTATTTGGTTTTAGCTTTAAACTGGCTCGTTTAAATTTCCCATAAATCAAAAGCCTGTGAAGCCTTCTGTGCAAATGTTATAAAGCCTGTTTGTTGATGCtcaacttgtagcatttgttttgttttgatcatttcaAGTTAAGGTGTGAGTGCTGCACCAGTAACTCACCTCAAGAAGAAATGCCTTTAACTG from the Labrus bergylta chromosome 4, fLabBer1.1, whole genome shotgun sequence genome contains:
- the LOC109975162 gene encoding guanylate kinase-like, with translation MKASPPSWRGSPGWGHAFPPWTGLRWLVGLNVSFFFYSSDTTRNPRPGEVNGKEYHFVTREAMQTRIENGDFIEHTEFSGNMYGTSKEAFQDVQAKNLICILDIDMQGVRSIKRTDLNPIYISIQPPSMEVLEHRLRDRKTESEESLQKRLHAARVDMEISKEQGLFDTVIVNDNLEEAHGQLKAVLLEEIQKVKKTNMSS